Proteins encoded together in one Lysinibacter cavernae window:
- a CDS encoding aldo/keto reductase: MTSAIPETTQHRVQIGSSDLEVFPLALGGNVFGWTADRETSFDVLDAFTAAGGNFIDTADGYSHWAPGNEGGESETVIGEWVDARGNRDDVIIATKVSTHPKYLGLKPDNIGAAADASLRRLGTDYIDLYYAHFDDETVPLEDTIGALNRLVEEGKIRYIGISNYSAARIDEWFRITNENAFHKAVALQPHYNLVERGFEAKLRERAERENLGVFPYFSLAKGFLTGKYREAGKDAQSLSPRADGALAYLDDRGQRVLAALDAAAAHHNVQPTSIALAWLRQQPTVVAPLASARTVDQLTDLIASTTVVLTPEELASLDEASAA, translated from the coding sequence ATGACCAGCGCCATCCCAGAGACCACCCAGCACCGAGTACAGATCGGCTCGTCAGACCTTGAGGTGTTTCCCCTCGCGCTCGGCGGCAACGTATTTGGTTGGACAGCCGACCGGGAAACGTCCTTCGACGTGCTCGACGCCTTTACCGCCGCCGGTGGCAACTTCATCGACACGGCCGACGGTTACTCGCACTGGGCTCCCGGCAACGAGGGCGGCGAGAGCGAAACCGTGATTGGCGAGTGGGTGGATGCGAGGGGCAACCGCGATGACGTCATCATCGCGACCAAGGTCAGCACGCACCCAAAATACCTCGGCCTGAAACCGGACAACATTGGCGCCGCAGCCGACGCATCCCTCCGCCGTCTCGGAACCGATTACATCGACCTCTACTATGCGCACTTTGACGACGAAACCGTTCCGCTTGAAGACACCATTGGTGCCCTCAACCGCCTCGTTGAGGAGGGCAAGATCCGCTACATCGGTATCTCAAACTACTCGGCGGCCCGCATCGACGAGTGGTTCCGTATCACCAATGAGAATGCATTTCACAAGGCTGTAGCCTTGCAGCCCCACTACAACCTGGTCGAGCGCGGATTCGAGGCAAAGCTTCGCGAGCGGGCCGAGCGCGAAAACCTTGGCGTCTTCCCATACTTCTCACTGGCGAAGGGATTCTTGACTGGCAAATACCGCGAGGCAGGCAAGGACGCACAATCGCTCAGCCCACGTGCTGACGGGGCACTTGCGTACCTCGACGACCGCGGCCAGCGTGTGCTTGCGGCCCTCGACGCCGCTGCAGCCCACCACAATGTGCAGCCAACAAGCATCGCACTGGCTTGGCTCCGCCAGCAACCGACCGTTGTTGCGCCGCTTGCGAGTGCCCGCACGGTTGATCAGCTCACCGATCTCATCGCCTCAACCACGGTGGTACTCACGCCAGAGGAGCTCGCGTCCCTCGACGAGGCTTCCGCCGCTTAA
- a CDS encoding LLM class flavin-dependent oxidoreductase — protein sequence MQIGIFTVGDVTTDPTTGITPTEGERIKATMAIAQKAEEVGLDVFATGEHHNPPFIPSSPTTMLGYLAAKTEKIILSTSTTLITTNDPVKIAEDYAMLQHLSDGRMDLMLGRGNTAPVYPWFGKNIAEGVPLALENYNLLRRLWREDVVNWEGKYRTPLQGFTATPRPLDDVAPFVWHGSIRTPEIAEQAAYYGDGFFANNIFWPKEHYMRLISFYRERFAHYGHGTPEQAIVGLGGQIFMRKNSQDARNEFRPYFNNAPVYGHGPTMEDFMHQTPLTVGSPQEIIDKTLTFREFFGDYQRQLFLIDHAGLPLKTVLEQLDLLGEEVLPTLRAETAKRQAPGTPDAPTHASLLAKARAEGTLPVREGQSVAVDDVTGASPDDGRDHS from the coding sequence ATGCAGATCGGTATTTTCACTGTCGGCGACGTCACAACCGATCCGACCACCGGCATCACGCCGACGGAAGGCGAGCGCATCAAAGCCACCATGGCAATCGCGCAGAAGGCCGAAGAGGTTGGTCTTGACGTCTTTGCAACGGGCGAACACCACAACCCGCCATTCATCCCGTCGTCACCAACGACCATGCTTGGTTACCTGGCGGCCAAAACCGAGAAGATCATCCTCTCGACCTCAACGACCCTCATCACCACTAACGACCCCGTCAAAATCGCGGAAGACTACGCGATGCTCCAGCACCTCTCCGACGGGCGGATGGATCTCATGCTCGGCCGAGGCAACACCGCTCCCGTCTACCCGTGGTTCGGCAAGAACATCGCAGAGGGCGTGCCACTCGCTCTCGAAAATTACAACCTCCTTCGCCGCCTCTGGCGCGAAGACGTGGTCAACTGGGAGGGAAAGTACCGCACCCCGCTGCAAGGCTTCACCGCGACCCCTCGCCCCCTCGACGACGTCGCGCCGTTCGTTTGGCACGGCTCAATCCGCACCCCAGAAATCGCGGAGCAGGCCGCATACTACGGCGACGGTTTCTTCGCCAACAACATCTTCTGGCCAAAAGAGCACTACATGCGCCTCATCTCGTTCTACCGCGAGCGTTTCGCCCACTACGGCCACGGCACCCCAGAGCAGGCAATCGTTGGCCTCGGCGGGCAGATCTTCATGCGCAAAAATTCGCAGGACGCCCGCAACGAGTTCCGCCCGTACTTCAACAACGCGCCCGTCTACGGTCACGGCCCAACCATGGAAGACTTCATGCATCAAACACCGCTCACCGTCGGCAGCCCGCAGGAGATTATCGACAAGACGTTGACCTTCCGCGAGTTCTTCGGCGACTACCAGCGCCAGCTCTTCCTGATCGACCACGCAGGCCTTCCGCTCAAAACCGTGCTCGAACAACTCGACCTGCTCGGCGAAGAGGTGCTGCCAACCCTGCGCGCCGAGACGGCAAAGCGCCAGGCCCCTGGAACGCCGGATGCCCCAACGCACGCTTCGCTCCTCGCCAAAGCCCGCGCCGAGGGCACGCTGCCCGTTCGCGAAGGCCAGTCGGTTGCGGTTGATGACGTCACCGGCGCCTCGCCTGACGATGGACGTGATCACTCGTGA
- a CDS encoding lactonase family protein: MSQTPQTNDGTQHSIQVAIGSYTTPHGEGTGISTLSVSLAGELSAGRAIAAASPSFLAQHPTLPLLYAVEEFTQLLKTYQRVSGSAELTEIGQAVVTGEAACHVGVDPAGRYLVVTCWGSGEVILYELNSAGRVTSRMVAEPSRDPYAAPGIRPSRAHQSTVLPDGRILTTDLGHDTVRVWEYCAGKGLNLLHTVAVGEGSGPRHMAQHPSGFVYVVTEHSVEVLVLRTGTARRSHFDAEREYTDVDTKTLTAVTGAEEPQVSTAPILLDRTSATVEGRVERDAAAEISLSPDTERLYVTVRGSNVVSTLIVHDGGSRVEALADFSCGGDWPRHHLQVGRILLVANQLSNTVTALEVSPTTGIAGRPLTELSIGSPTCLISLPS, encoded by the coding sequence GTGAGCCAAACACCACAGACCAACGACGGTACTCAACACAGCATCCAGGTCGCCATAGGGTCGTACACGACTCCGCACGGCGAGGGCACTGGAATCTCAACGCTGAGTGTCTCGCTCGCGGGCGAGCTGTCCGCAGGCCGGGCGATCGCGGCAGCGTCACCGTCGTTTCTTGCCCAGCACCCAACGCTCCCGCTCCTCTACGCGGTTGAGGAGTTCACGCAACTGCTCAAAACGTATCAACGCGTCTCAGGTTCAGCCGAACTCACTGAGATCGGCCAGGCTGTGGTGACGGGCGAGGCCGCCTGCCATGTTGGGGTCGACCCGGCGGGCCGATATCTTGTGGTCACGTGCTGGGGCTCAGGCGAGGTGATCCTGTACGAGCTCAATTCGGCTGGACGCGTGACCAGTCGGATGGTGGCGGAGCCCTCGCGCGACCCCTACGCAGCGCCAGGCATCCGTCCGTCGAGAGCCCACCAGTCGACCGTCCTGCCAGATGGCCGCATTCTCACCACCGACCTCGGCCACGACACCGTTCGGGTGTGGGAGTATTGCGCTGGCAAGGGACTCAACCTGCTGCACACCGTTGCGGTTGGCGAAGGTTCTGGCCCGCGGCATATGGCACAGCACCCAAGCGGGTTTGTCTATGTTGTCACGGAGCACTCCGTCGAGGTGCTCGTGCTGCGCACGGGAACCGCCCGCCGCTCACATTTTGACGCTGAGCGCGAATACACCGATGTTGACACCAAAACCCTCACCGCTGTGACGGGTGCGGAAGAGCCACAAGTCTCGACGGCCCCCATCCTTCTCGATCGCACAAGCGCGACGGTTGAAGGCCGCGTGGAGCGCGATGCCGCCGCCGAAATCTCACTGAGCCCTGATACCGAGCGGCTCTATGTGACCGTGCGCGGCTCGAACGTCGTCTCAACCCTCATCGTCCACGATGGAGGGTCGCGCGTTGAGGCCCTCGCCGACTTCAGCTGCGGTGGTGACTGGCCGAGGCACCACCTGCAGGTCGGTCGCATCCTGCTCGTGGCCAATCAACTCTCAAACACCGTCACGGCGCTTGAGGTGAGCCCCACGACCGGCATCGCTGGCCGACCCCTCACGGAACTCTCGATCGGCTCCCCAACCTGCCTCATCTCTCTCCCCTCCTAA
- a CDS encoding VOC family protein, whose translation MFEHTYAFSGFSVDDLAAAKHFYGDVLGLRVSEQHGMLTLQIEGGHNILVYQKPDHEPATFTILNFPVDDLEAAVRELTERGVEFERTEWSDELGINHSPADQDGPDIAWFKDPAGNFLAVLAG comes from the coding sequence ATGTTTGAACACACCTACGCGTTTAGCGGGTTTTCCGTTGACGACCTCGCCGCAGCCAAGCACTTTTACGGCGACGTGCTTGGGCTGCGGGTGAGCGAGCAACACGGGATGCTGACCTTGCAGATCGAGGGCGGTCACAACATCCTGGTCTACCAGAAGCCCGATCACGAGCCGGCGACGTTCACGATCCTGAATTTTCCGGTTGACGATCTTGAAGCCGCCGTGCGCGAGCTCACCGAACGCGGTGTCGAGTTCGAGCGCACCGAGTGGTCAGACGAGCTTGGTATCAATCACAGCCCGGCAGACCAAGACGGACCAGACATCGCCTGGTTCAAAGACCCGGCCGGAAACTTTCTGGCGGTGCTTGCGGGCTAG
- the cycA gene encoding D-serine/D-alanine/glycine transporter has protein sequence MSLPSPHENVTSPEGQPKLARNLSNRHLQLIAIGGAIGTGLFMGSGKTISLAGPSILLVYAIIGFALFFVMRALGELLLSNLNYRSFADFAGDLLGPWATFFTGWTYWLCWIVTGIADVVAVAGYIAFWAPDVEPWIPGLGLIVVLLVLNLPTVRNFGEIEFWFALIKIVAIGALVVVGVYMLVTAFKSPSGNVASIANLWQHGGFFPNGVMGFVAGFQIAVFAFVGIELVGTAAAETKDPEKNLPKAINSIPIRIILFYVGALFVIITVTPWDQIDADKSPFVAMFALAGLGIAAHVVNAVVLTSATSSANSGIYSTSRMIFGLASNGDAPKALGKLNRRKVPVNALVFSCIFLLAGVVLLYADSIMGAFTLVTTISSVLFIFVWSIILASYIVYRRKRPELHEASNYKMPGGIPAAIIVFAFFAFILWALTQEEDTARALMVTPVWFALLGVVYYFVRRRNQRLRAELVTASE, from the coding sequence ATGTCGCTACCAAGCCCCCACGAGAATGTCACCAGCCCTGAAGGCCAGCCAAAGCTTGCCCGCAACCTGTCGAACAGGCACCTGCAGCTCATCGCCATCGGCGGTGCGATCGGAACGGGCCTCTTTATGGGATCGGGTAAGACGATCTCGCTTGCCGGCCCATCCATCCTGCTCGTGTACGCAATCATTGGGTTCGCGCTGTTCTTTGTGATGCGCGCGCTTGGCGAGCTCCTGCTCTCCAACCTGAACTATCGCTCCTTTGCCGACTTCGCCGGCGACCTACTCGGGCCGTGGGCAACGTTCTTCACCGGCTGGACCTACTGGCTCTGCTGGATCGTCACTGGCATCGCTGATGTGGTCGCCGTGGCCGGCTACATCGCGTTCTGGGCGCCGGATGTCGAGCCGTGGATCCCCGGACTCGGCCTGATTGTCGTCCTGCTGGTCCTCAACCTTCCGACGGTTCGCAACTTTGGCGAGATCGAGTTCTGGTTTGCCCTCATCAAGATTGTGGCCATCGGCGCCCTCGTTGTTGTTGGTGTGTACATGCTCGTTACCGCGTTCAAATCGCCCTCCGGCAACGTCGCAAGCATCGCAAACCTGTGGCAGCACGGCGGATTCTTCCCGAACGGGGTGATGGGCTTTGTCGCTGGTTTCCAGATCGCGGTGTTCGCATTTGTTGGTATCGAGCTCGTTGGAACGGCCGCAGCCGAAACCAAAGACCCGGAAAAGAACCTGCCAAAGGCCATCAACTCAATTCCGATCCGCATCATTCTGTTCTACGTTGGCGCCCTGTTTGTGATTATTACGGTCACGCCGTGGGATCAGATCGACGCCGATAAGAGCCCCTTTGTCGCCATGTTTGCCCTCGCCGGCCTCGGCATCGCCGCCCACGTTGTGAACGCGGTTGTGCTGACCTCCGCAACATCGAGCGCAAACAGCGGTATCTACTCGACCTCACGGATGATCTTTGGCCTGGCAAGCAACGGTGACGCGCCGAAGGCGCTCGGCAAGCTCAACCGACGAAAGGTTCCGGTAAACGCGCTCGTCTTCTCGTGCATCTTCTTGCTCGCCGGTGTTGTGCTGTTGTACGCAGACTCGATCATGGGCGCATTTACGCTGGTCACCACGATCTCGTCGGTGCTGTTTATCTTTGTCTGGTCGATCATCCTCGCGTCGTATATCGTGTACCGCCGCAAGCGCCCAGAGCTGCACGAGGCCTCAAACTACAAGATGCCAGGCGGAATCCCAGCGGCCATTATCGTCTTTGCGTTCTTCGCATTCATCCTTTGGGCGCTCACGCAAGAAGAAGACACCGCGCGCGCACTCATGGTCACCCCGGTGTGGTTCGCGCTGCTTGGCGTCGTCTACTACTTTGTTCGCCGACGCAACCAGCGCCTCCGTGCTGAGCTCGTAACCGCGAGCGAGTAG
- a CDS encoding MarR family winged helix-turn-helix transcriptional regulator, with translation MSIAGSRGGDQAATEPVAAEKTSKPGIRLTNEAWESLFQAQVTLMREFSSEKIWNDLSMREYDVLYSLTKGPDCGMRPADLNESILLSQPSLSRMIDRLEQRGLVRRNPDPTDGRSLNVTLTDAGRSIQREVGRKHAATVAKHMGNALSETQLHQLIELCTTLQRKHS, from the coding sequence GTGAGTATCGCCGGTTCGCGCGGAGGCGACCAAGCGGCAACAGAACCGGTCGCGGCCGAAAAGACGTCGAAGCCAGGCATCCGACTGACCAACGAGGCCTGGGAATCACTCTTCCAGGCCCAGGTCACGCTCATGCGGGAGTTCAGCTCCGAGAAAATCTGGAACGACCTCTCGATGCGCGAGTACGACGTGCTCTACTCGCTCACCAAAGGCCCAGACTGCGGAATGCGGCCGGCCGACCTCAACGAAAGCATCCTGCTCAGTCAGCCGTCCCTCTCACGCATGATCGACCGGCTCGAACAGCGCGGGCTTGTCCGGCGCAACCCAGACCCAACCGATGGGCGTTCGCTCAACGTCACGCTGACGGATGCTGGTCGGAGCATCCAGCGCGAAGTCGGCCGCAAACACGCCGCAACCGTCGCGAAACACATGGGAAACGCCCTCAGCGAGACCCAACTTCACCAGCTCATCGAACTCTGCACCACCCTGCAAAGGAAGCACTCATGA
- a CDS encoding nuclear transport factor 2 family protein → MSETKTTVDAFFAAFGTGNLDGVINTFGETVDFAVPGAPNVPWTGIRTTKTQVAEFFTMLMRDGLTEPEEFTLDAMIVDGEEAVAAGHSRFRVVKTGKTFDNQFAIRFTVQEGNIVRYHMHEDSYAISEAFKP, encoded by the coding sequence ATGAGCGAAACCAAAACAACCGTCGATGCGTTTTTTGCCGCATTTGGGACGGGGAACCTCGACGGCGTCATCAACACGTTTGGCGAAACCGTAGACTTTGCGGTTCCGGGCGCACCGAATGTTCCATGGACGGGCATCCGAACGACCAAGACCCAGGTCGCCGAATTTTTCACCATGCTTATGCGGGATGGGCTGACCGAACCAGAAGAGTTCACTCTCGACGCGATGATCGTTGACGGGGAGGAAGCAGTTGCAGCGGGCCACTCACGATTCCGCGTTGTGAAAACGGGCAAGACCTTCGACAACCAGTTTGCGATTCGCTTCACCGTACAGGAAGGGAATATCGTCCGCTATCACATGCACGAAGACAGCTACGCAATCAGCGAAGCTTTCAAGCCCTAA
- a CDS encoding TetR family transcriptional regulator, translated as MAWDTERTRQLLLDAAVTEYAAHGPEGARIDRVAAAAGVNKERIYQYFGGKQKLFIAVLESELAKLASAVPLTAAQAADLGNYAGQVFDYHLANPHLLRLMSWEALQSPEVGLAAKDERAAHYADKVSAVAAAQLSGEIASDPQAPFLFSAVMAITTWWFTSANIANLITAGTESDDAQSRREALVSMVRRLTAPPPVVGYDRSLR; from the coding sequence GTGGCGTGGGATACGGAACGAACTCGACAGCTCCTCCTTGACGCCGCAGTGACCGAATACGCGGCACACGGGCCAGAGGGAGCGAGGATAGACAGGGTGGCCGCTGCTGCTGGAGTAAATAAGGAGCGGATTTACCAGTATTTCGGTGGTAAACAGAAACTGTTTATCGCGGTCCTTGAGTCTGAACTGGCAAAGCTAGCAAGTGCTGTGCCGCTGACAGCAGCACAGGCTGCCGATCTTGGGAATTACGCCGGTCAGGTCTTCGACTATCACCTCGCGAATCCGCATCTCCTTAGGCTCATGTCGTGGGAAGCGCTCCAAAGCCCAGAGGTTGGCCTCGCGGCAAAAGACGAGCGAGCCGCCCACTATGCGGATAAGGTTTCGGCCGTGGCCGCCGCCCAGCTCAGCGGCGAGATTGCGTCAGACCCGCAGGCTCCATTCTTGTTTTCTGCCGTCATGGCGATCACCACGTGGTGGTTTACCTCAGCAAATATTGCGAATCTGATTACGGCCGGCACCGAATCGGACGACGCGCAATCACGTCGAGAAGCCCTTGTCAGCATGGTCAGGCGACTGACCGCGCCGCCACCTGTCGTGGGCTACGACCGTTCGCTGCGGTAA
- a CDS encoding Ppx/GppA phosphatase family protein encodes MRLGVLDVGSNTVHLLVVDAHPGAGPVPTTSHKSVLRLMRYITPDGSISDEGVDALVNAVQSAADIAASHNLDALLPMATSAVREATNGEATLRRIHEETGVDLQVLSGEEEARLTFLAIRRWYGWSAGNILVFDIGGGSLEITQGSDEYPDVAVSLPLGAGRSTISFLHNDPPTEEQVINLAEHANRVITEASVLFEGQPKPDHIVGSSKTIRSLGKLAGSSSDGVGKRARNKLSVKKLSNWLPRLAQIPAHARPALPGITEDRAFQITAGGIVLREAMTVMGAEKLEVSPWALREGVIMRYLDQLD; translated from the coding sequence ATGCGTCTTGGTGTACTCGATGTCGGTTCAAATACCGTCCACCTGCTTGTTGTTGATGCCCACCCAGGCGCCGGCCCAGTGCCAACGACCTCTCATAAGTCGGTGCTGCGCCTCATGCGCTACATCACGCCCGACGGATCCATCAGCGACGAAGGGGTGGATGCGCTCGTCAACGCCGTGCAATCGGCCGCCGACATCGCCGCATCCCACAACCTCGACGCCCTGCTGCCAATGGCAACCTCCGCCGTGCGCGAGGCAACCAACGGCGAGGCGACGCTACGGCGCATCCACGAGGAAACCGGTGTCGACCTTCAGGTGCTGAGCGGCGAGGAAGAAGCACGCCTCACCTTTCTCGCGATCCGCAGGTGGTACGGCTGGTCAGCCGGAAATATTCTGGTGTTTGACATCGGCGGCGGCTCGCTCGAGATCACGCAGGGAAGCGATGAATACCCGGATGTTGCGGTCTCGCTCCCCCTCGGCGCTGGCCGTTCGACCATCTCGTTTTTGCATAACGACCCGCCAACCGAGGAGCAGGTCATCAACCTCGCAGAGCACGCGAATCGGGTCATCACCGAGGCATCGGTGCTCTTTGAGGGCCAGCCGAAGCCGGATCACATCGTTGGCTCGTCGAAAACTATCCGGTCATTGGGCAAGCTCGCCGGCTCGTCGAGCGACGGGGTTGGCAAACGCGCCCGCAATAAGCTGAGCGTGAAGAAGCTGTCGAATTGGCTGCCGCGCCTTGCCCAGATTCCGGCCCATGCCCGCCCTGCGCTCCCTGGTATCACCGAAGACCGAGCGTTTCAAATCACGGCAGGCGGCATCGTACTGCGAGAGGCGATGACGGTCATGGGCGCCGAAAAGCTTGAGGTTTCACCGTGGGCGCTCCGCGAGGGCGTCATTATGCGCTACCTCGACCAGCTCGACTAG
- a CDS encoding CE1759 family FMN reductase produces the protein MTSITIISAGVGTPSTTTMLAQQVEGQLRDQGGTAVTVRIVELRTLATDITNAIVTGFTSAPLQDALDAVASADALVAATPIYKGSYSGLFKSFIDIVDSDAAVGKPVLLTATGGTARHSLALDVEVRALFGYMRALVVPTVIFFAPEDWASDRAGALSDRVARGVSELLALTYGAGLSSRKPREAGRAQDIAVAGASADEQVIEFDTELMRLATGGSALSTPVQVSTGA, from the coding sequence ATGACCAGCATCACCATCATCTCGGCAGGCGTTGGCACGCCATCCACCACAACCATGCTCGCCCAGCAGGTCGAGGGCCAGCTGCGCGACCAAGGCGGCACAGCAGTCACCGTGCGCATCGTTGAGCTGCGCACCCTCGCAACCGACATCACCAACGCGATTGTGACGGGCTTCACCTCTGCTCCGTTGCAGGATGCGCTTGATGCGGTGGCCTCAGCGGACGCCCTTGTCGCGGCGACCCCAATCTATAAGGGCTCGTATAGCGGACTCTTCAAGTCGTTTATCGACATCGTCGATTCGGATGCCGCGGTAGGCAAGCCTGTGCTGCTCACGGCAACCGGCGGCACCGCTCGCCACTCCCTCGCGCTGGATGTTGAGGTTCGTGCCCTCTTCGGCTACATGCGAGCCCTCGTTGTACCAACCGTAATCTTCTTCGCCCCAGAGGATTGGGCGAGCGACCGGGCAGGGGCCCTCTCTGACCGCGTTGCGCGGGGTGTCTCCGAGCTCTTGGCGCTGACCTACGGAGCTGGGCTGTCGTCGAGAAAGCCACGCGAGGCTGGGCGTGCGCAAGATATCGCGGTTGCGGGGGCATCCGCAGACGAGCAGGTCATCGAGTTCGATACCGAGCTTATGCGGCTCGCGACGGGCGGAAGCGCCCTTTCGACCCCCGTGCAGGTTTCGACGGGCGCCTAA
- a CDS encoding ABC transporter substrate-binding protein, with protein sequence MKFNTPRTAVSAAALGLAAAVILTGCAPEGSTPDNSASADALLIGTTDAIVSLDPAGAWDRGSFTPQNQIYQRLLGYEPGNVTPVPDAAESCEFTEPTVYTCIVKDGLTFSNGNELTAEDVVFSFNRVTTINLESGPAPLLANLDKVEEGDNNSVVFTLKVANDQTWPYVLTSMAAPIVDSEVFPADKLLEDSQVVGSGPYIIDAYEKGGLLSLKANPSYDGSAPVTENVVLKPYTDSSNLRLDIQNGAIDVAYRSLTSTDIGDLSKNDDLQVVQGPGGSVRFLTFNLNTQPGADDAQKLAIRQAAASLIDRDALADDVFNGTYTPAYSVVLDGQNGATQAFKERFGETPNAEQAKQILADAGVQTPVSLPIQYTSDHYGPDSEQEYGQIKSQLEADGLFTVDLQTTEWTSYVKRLNPETGYPAFQLGLFPDYPDPDNFLRVTYSTTGSSLGNGFSDPAVDALIEKQATEADPAARTATIEEIQALVADSASVIPLLQGQETVVAKKNVTGLEDTLDDTYKFRFAALGRS encoded by the coding sequence ATGAAGTTCAACACGCCCCGAACGGCCGTGAGCGCGGCGGCCCTTGGCCTCGCCGCCGCCGTTATCCTCACAGGCTGTGCGCCAGAAGGTTCAACGCCGGACAATTCTGCCTCGGCCGACGCCCTCCTCATCGGCACGACCGACGCTATTGTGTCGCTCGATCCCGCCGGTGCGTGGGACCGCGGAAGCTTTACCCCGCAGAACCAGATCTACCAGCGACTGCTCGGATACGAGCCGGGTAATGTGACCCCCGTTCCCGATGCTGCCGAGTCATGCGAGTTCACCGAGCCAACCGTCTACACGTGCATCGTAAAGGACGGCCTCACCTTCTCAAACGGAAATGAGCTCACGGCAGAGGACGTGGTGTTCTCCTTCAACCGTGTCACCACGATCAACCTTGAAAGCGGCCCGGCACCGCTGCTCGCCAACCTCGACAAGGTCGAAGAGGGCGACAACAACTCGGTTGTCTTCACCCTCAAGGTCGCAAACGACCAAACCTGGCCCTACGTGCTCACGAGCATGGCGGCACCCATCGTTGACAGCGAGGTCTTCCCTGCAGACAAGTTGCTTGAAGACTCACAGGTTGTCGGCTCTGGCCCCTACATCATTGACGCCTACGAGAAGGGCGGGCTGCTGTCGCTCAAAGCCAACCCGAGCTATGACGGGTCCGCTCCAGTGACGGAAAACGTTGTCCTGAAGCCCTACACCGATTCCTCAAACCTTCGCCTCGACATCCAGAACGGTGCGATTGACGTTGCCTACCGTTCCCTCACCTCGACCGATATCGGCGATCTGAGCAAAAACGACGACCTGCAGGTGGTGCAGGGTCCAGGCGGATCGGTTCGCTTCCTGACCTTCAACCTCAACACCCAGCCAGGTGCCGACGACGCACAGAAGCTGGCCATCCGACAGGCTGCCGCCTCGCTGATCGACCGGGATGCGCTGGCCGATGATGTCTTCAACGGCACCTACACGCCCGCCTATTCCGTTGTGCTCGACGGGCAGAATGGCGCAACGCAGGCGTTCAAGGAGCGCTTCGGCGAGACACCAAACGCCGAGCAGGCAAAGCAGATCCTTGCGGATGCCGGCGTGCAGACCCCGGTATCGCTTCCCATCCAGTACACCAGCGACCACTACGGCCCCGACTCCGAGCAAGAATACGGACAGATCAAGTCGCAGCTTGAAGCTGACGGCCTCTTCACCGTAGATCTGCAGACGACCGAGTGGACGAGCTATGTGAAGCGTCTGAACCCGGAAACGGGATACCCGGCCTTCCAGCTTGGGCTGTTCCCTGACTACCCTGACCCAGACAACTTCCTGCGCGTGACCTACTCCACGACCGGTAGCTCGCTCGGAAACGGTTTCTCCGACCCTGCCGTTGATGCCCTCATCGAGAAGCAGGCGACAGAGGCAGACCCGGCCGCCCGCACGGCAACTATCGAAGAGATCCAGGCGCTTGTTGCCGACTCGGCCTCGGTCATCCCGCTGTTGCAGGGGCAGGAGACGGTTGTTGCGAAGAAAAACGTGACTGGACTCGAGGATACCCTCGACGACACGTATAAGTTCCGCTTCGCAGCTCTCGGCCGCAGCTAG